A genome region from Rhodanobacter thiooxydans includes the following:
- the rpsD gene encoding 30S ribosomal protein S4 encodes MARYRGATCKLARREGADLSLKSPARALDSKCKLENKPGQHGANKRMRMSDYAVQLREKQKVKRIYGVLERQFGNYYTKATTLKGNTGENLLRLLESRLDNVVYRMGFAVTRAQARQLVAHKAILVNGKKVNIPSYQVRPGDAIALTERARSQLRVQEAATVFDTMDLRPGWVEVDSKKFEGTFKSVPDRGDLPTDINEALIVELYSK; translated from the coding sequence ATGGCACGTTATCGTGGAGCTACCTGCAAACTCGCCCGTCGTGAGGGTGCAGATCTCAGCCTGAAGAGTCCGGCGCGTGCGCTGGATTCCAAGTGCAAGCTGGAAAACAAGCCCGGTCAGCATGGCGCGAACAAGCGCATGCGCATGTCCGACTACGCCGTGCAGCTGCGTGAAAAACAGAAGGTCAAGCGCATCTACGGTGTGCTCGAGCGCCAGTTCGGCAACTACTACACCAAGGCGACCACCCTCAAGGGCAACACCGGCGAAAACCTGCTGCGCCTGCTCGAGAGCCGCCTGGACAACGTCGTCTACCGCATGGGCTTCGCGGTCACCCGCGCCCAGGCCCGCCAGCTGGTTGCCCACAAGGCGATCCTGGTGAACGGCAAGAAGGTGAATATCCCTTCATACCAGGTACGTCCGGGTGACGCGATCGCGCTGACCGAGCGCGCCCGCAGCCAGCTGCGCGTGCAGGAAGCGGCGACCGTGTTCGACACCATGGACCTGCGTCCGGGTTGGGTCGAAGTCGACAGCAAGAAGTTCGAAGGTACGTTCAAGTCGGTGCCGGATCGTGGCGATCTGCCGACCGACATCAATGAAGCCCTGATCGTCGAGCTTTACTCGAAGTAA
- a CDS encoding DNA-directed RNA polymerase subunit alpha has product MAVSSTSVLRPRGLSVEQLGANRAKVVVEPLERGFGHTLGNALRRVLLSSIPGSAIVEVEIDGVLHEYTTLEGLQEDVIEVLLNLKDVAIRQHSGDEVTLTLSKKGKGVVTAGDIVVDHSVEIINPEHVICHLTKDIALNMRLKVRRGVGYQPASTRQHPDDEARPIGRLQLDASFAPVLRVAYEVDAARVEQRTNLDKLVLDIETNGTIGAEDAVRKAAEIINDQLSVFGDFSRRESATDKAEKSGFDPLLLRPIDDLELTVRSADCLKAESIYYIGDLVQKTEVELLKTPNLGKKSLTEIKDVLGGRGLALGMKLENWPPPGLSHGMQLG; this is encoded by the coding sequence ATGGCAGTTTCGTCAACTAGCGTGCTGCGGCCGCGTGGCCTCAGCGTCGAACAGCTCGGGGCCAACCGTGCCAAGGTGGTGGTCGAGCCGCTCGAGCGTGGCTTTGGCCACACCCTGGGCAACGCGCTGCGTCGCGTGCTGCTCTCCTCGATCCCCGGCAGCGCCATCGTCGAGGTGGAAATCGATGGCGTGCTGCACGAGTACACCACCCTGGAAGGCCTGCAGGAGGACGTGATCGAAGTCCTGCTGAACCTCAAGGACGTGGCGATCCGTCAGCACAGCGGCGACGAGGTCACCCTGACCCTGTCCAAGAAGGGCAAGGGCGTGGTCACGGCCGGCGACATCGTCGTCGACCACTCGGTGGAGATCATCAATCCCGAGCACGTGATCTGCCACCTGACCAAGGACATCGCCCTCAACATGCGCCTGAAGGTGCGTCGCGGCGTCGGCTACCAGCCGGCCAGCACGCGTCAGCATCCGGATGACGAGGCACGTCCGATCGGTCGCCTGCAGCTGGACGCGTCGTTCGCGCCGGTGCTGCGCGTGGCCTACGAAGTGGACGCCGCCCGCGTCGAGCAGCGCACCAACCTCGACAAGCTGGTGCTGGACATCGAGACCAACGGTACCATCGGTGCCGAGGACGCGGTGCGCAAGGCCGCCGAGATCATCAACGACCAGCTGTCGGTGTTCGGCGACTTCTCGCGTCGCGAGAGCGCCACCGACAAGGCGGAAAAGAGCGGTTTCGATCCGCTGTTGCTGCGTCCGATCGACGATCTGGAGCTCACCGTGCGTTCGGCGGACTGCCTGAAGGCCGAGAGCATCTACTACATCGGCGACCTGGTGCAGAAGACTGAGGTCGAGCTGCTGAAGACGCCGAACCTGGGCAAGAAGTCGCTGACTGAGATCAAAGACGTGCTGGGCGGTCGTGGCCTCGCGCTGGGCATGAAGCTCGAGAACTGGCCGCCGCCGGGCTTGTCGCACGGCATGCAGCTGGGTTGA
- the rplQ gene encoding 50S ribosomal protein L17, which produces MRHMKSGRKFNRTSSHREAMFKNMASSLFKHELIRTTLPKAKELRRVAEPLITLAKTDGVANRRLAFSRLRDKEAVGKLFVELGPRYKERPGGYLRILKCGFRDGDNAPMAYVELVGRPQGEAVEAE; this is translated from the coding sequence ATGCGCCACATGAAATCCGGACGCAAGTTCAACCGGACCAGCAGTCACCGCGAGGCGATGTTCAAGAACATGGCTTCGTCGCTGTTCAAGCACGAGCTGATCCGCACCACCCTACCGAAGGCGAAGGAACTTCGCCGCGTGGCCGAGCCGCTGATCACGCTGGCCAAGACCGACGGCGTGGCCAATCGCCGCCTGGCCTTCTCGCGCCTGCGCGACAAGGAGGCGGTGGGCAAGCTGTTCGTCGAGCTGGGTCCGCGCTACAAGGAACGCCCTGGCGGCTACCTGCGCATCCTGAAGTGCGGTTTCCGCGACGGTGACAACGCGCCGATGGCGTACGTCGAGCTGGTCGGTCGCCCGCAGGGCGAGGCGGTTGAGGCCGAGTAA
- a CDS encoding disulfide bond formation protein B, with amino-acid sequence MNPLRWSYRVSFLVGFLICAALLGFALYAEYGLGLTPCPLCIFQRIAFLVMALFFLLGALHAPRGNGRWAYAGLVLVGAVGGIVTAGRHLWLQSLPADQVPSCGPGLGYLLDAFPFSKMLKLVFTGSGECAKVEPVLGLPMPAWTLLWYVALAVLAVVAARRRLAAR; translated from the coding sequence ATGAATCCACTTCGCTGGTCGTACCGCGTCAGTTTCCTCGTCGGCTTCCTGATCTGCGCGGCTCTGCTCGGCTTTGCGCTGTACGCCGAATACGGGCTGGGCCTCACGCCATGCCCGCTGTGCATCTTCCAGCGCATCGCGTTCCTGGTCATGGCTCTGTTCTTCCTGCTGGGCGCCCTGCACGCACCGCGCGGCAACGGCCGCTGGGCCTATGCGGGGTTGGTGCTGGTTGGTGCGGTCGGCGGCATCGTCACCGCCGGTCGCCATCTGTGGCTGCAAAGCCTGCCGGCCGACCAGGTGCCCTCCTGCGGTCCCGGCCTCGGCTACCTGCTGGATGCGTTCCCCTTCTCGAAGATGTTGAAGCTGGTCTTCACCGGTTCAGGCGAGTGTGCCAAGGTCGAACCGGTTCTCGGCCTGCCGATGCCGGCCTGGACCCTGCTCTGGTACGTCGCGCTGGCCGTGCTGGCGGTCGTGGCGGCGCGGCGCCGGCTGGCCGCAAGATGA
- a CDS encoding class II 3-deoxy-7-phosphoheptulonate synthase, translating to MNPPVSDFHPAAGWAPDSWQQRVALQQPHYDDAAELAAAGAQLAQLPPLVTSWEVLALKQALAEAQEGRRFLLQGGDCAESFADCTSPVISNRLKVLLQMSLVLVHGLKKPVLRVGRFAGQYAKPRSADTETRDGVTLPSFRGDVVNSPEFTTAARRPDPQRLIQAHARSALTMNFVRALIDGGFADLHHPEYWDLAWVEHSPLAAEYRQMVTAIGDSLRFMETLAGSIAGFSKVDFFTSHEALLLRYEQALTRQVPRHPGWFNLSTHFPWIGMRTAALDGAHVEYFRGIRNPVAVKVGPSVTAEQLLPLIDALNPDDEPGRLTLIHRMGNAKIAAALPPLLAAVKREGRRVLWVADPMHGNTESTSNGHKTRRFDNIRGELDQAFDIHAAAGTRLGGVHLELTGEDVTECMGGARDLSESDLDRAYKSMVDPRLNYEQSLELAMLIVRKSVNGQG from the coding sequence ATGAATCCCCCTGTATCCGATTTTCACCCCGCCGCCGGCTGGGCCCCCGATTCGTGGCAGCAGCGCGTGGCGCTGCAGCAGCCGCATTACGACGATGCAGCGGAACTGGCTGCCGCCGGCGCGCAACTGGCCCAGTTGCCGCCACTGGTGACCTCGTGGGAGGTGCTGGCGCTGAAGCAGGCGCTGGCCGAGGCGCAGGAGGGCAGGCGTTTCCTGTTGCAGGGCGGCGACTGTGCCGAGAGCTTCGCCGACTGCACCAGTCCGGTGATCTCGAACCGGCTGAAGGTGCTGCTGCAGATGAGCCTGGTGCTGGTGCACGGCCTGAAGAAGCCGGTGCTGCGGGTGGGCCGTTTCGCGGGGCAGTATGCCAAGCCGCGTTCGGCCGACACCGAGACGCGCGATGGCGTGACCCTGCCGAGCTTCCGCGGCGACGTGGTCAACAGCCCAGAGTTCACCACCGCTGCACGCCGGCCCGATCCGCAGCGGCTGATCCAGGCGCATGCGCGCTCGGCGCTGACCATGAACTTCGTGCGTGCGCTGATCGACGGTGGTTTCGCCGACCTGCATCACCCGGAATACTGGGATCTGGCCTGGGTCGAGCATTCGCCGCTGGCTGCCGAATACCGCCAGATGGTAACCGCCATCGGCGACTCGCTGCGCTTCATGGAAACCCTGGCTGGCTCGATCGCCGGCTTCTCCAAGGTGGATTTCTTCACCTCGCACGAGGCGCTGCTGCTGCGTTACGAGCAGGCGCTGACCCGCCAGGTGCCGCGCCACCCCGGCTGGTTCAACCTGTCCACCCACTTTCCGTGGATCGGCATGCGCACCGCCGCGCTGGACGGCGCGCACGTGGAGTATTTCCGCGGCATCCGCAACCCGGTGGCGGTGAAGGTCGGCCCTTCGGTGACGGCGGAGCAACTGCTGCCGCTGATCGACGCCTTGAACCCGGACGACGAGCCCGGCCGGCTGACCCTGATCCACCGCATGGGCAACGCGAAGATCGCCGCCGCGCTGCCGCCGCTGCTGGCCGCGGTGAAGCGCGAGGGCCGGCGCGTGCTGTGGGTGGCCGACCCGATGCACGGCAACACCGAGAGCACCTCGAACGGCCACAAGACCCGCCGCTTCGACAATATCCGCGGTGAGCTCGACCAGGCGTTCGACATCCACGCGGCAGCCGGCACCCGGCTCGGCGGCGTGCATCTGGAGCTGACCGGCGAGGACGTCACCGAGTGCATGGGCGGCGCCCGCGACCTGTCCGAGAGCGACCTCGACCGCGCCTACAAGTCGATGGTCGATCCGCGCTTGAACTACGAGCAATCGCTGGAGCTGGCGATGCTGATCGTGCGCAAATCGGTCAACGGGCAGGGTTGA
- a CDS encoding amidase family protein has protein sequence MLDESIVLMKAQGAIIVDPVTLPHLAELGKPELTVLLYDFKHDINVYLAGRRGLRVKTLADLIAFNQAHAATEMRWFGQELFEQAEQKGPLSDKTYTDALAEAKRLAGPEGIDAALKTQHLDALLAPSWGPAFMTDPVLGDHIVSGDPTVGGASQPAAVAGYPSITVPAGFAHGLPVGIVLFGTKWSEPTLIAIAYGFEQHAKAWQPPQFLDTVGGKPATSMR, from the coding sequence GTGCTCGACGAGTCCATCGTGCTGATGAAGGCGCAGGGCGCGATCATCGTCGACCCGGTCACGCTGCCGCACCTGGCCGAGCTCGGCAAGCCGGAGCTCACCGTGCTGCTGTACGACTTCAAGCACGACATCAACGTCTACCTGGCCGGTCGCCGCGGCCTGAGAGTGAAGACGCTGGCCGACCTGATCGCGTTCAACCAGGCGCATGCCGCCACCGAGATGCGCTGGTTCGGCCAGGAACTGTTCGAGCAGGCCGAACAGAAGGGGCCGCTCAGCGACAAGACATACACCGATGCGCTGGCCGAGGCGAAGCGTTTGGCCGGGCCGGAAGGCATCGACGCCGCGCTGAAGACGCAACACCTGGACGCGCTGCTGGCGCCGTCGTGGGGCCCGGCCTTCATGACCGATCCAGTGCTCGGCGACCACATCGTCAGCGGCGACCCCACCGTGGGCGGCGCCTCGCAGCCGGCGGCGGTGGCCGGCTATCCCTCGATCACCGTGCCGGCCGGGTTTGCGCACGGCCTGCCGGTCGGCATCGTGCTGTTCGGCACGAAGTGGAGCGAGCCCACGCTGATCGCGATCGCCTACGGCTTCGAGCAGCATGCGAAAGCCTGGCAGCCGCCGCAGTTCCTCGACACCGTGGGTGGCAAGCCGGCAACCTCCATGCGCTGA
- a CDS encoding amidase family protein yields MKHPAVHLVALAAMLLAGPAAAAETAPPEIACASVAQLQQRMDAGTLDSRGLAQALLERIRQLDQSGPSLHAVSETNPDALQLAGELDAKRTKARSPLYGIPVLLKDNIDTGDRMLTTAGSLALTDAPAPRVAGLVERLRKVGALILGKTNLSEWANFRSNHASSGWSGRGGQTKNPYVLDRNPCGSSAGSPAPSRTPTACSTSPSC; encoded by the coding sequence GTGAAACATCCAGCCGTCCATCTCGTCGCCTTGGCCGCCATGCTGCTCGCCGGTCCGGCAGCGGCTGCCGAGACTGCCCCGCCGGAGATCGCCTGCGCCTCGGTCGCACAGCTGCAGCAGCGCATGGATGCCGGCACGCTGGACAGCCGGGGGCTGGCGCAAGCGTTGCTCGAGCGCATCCGGCAGCTCGACCAATCCGGCCCGAGCCTGCATGCGGTGAGCGAGACCAATCCCGACGCGCTGCAGCTGGCCGGCGAACTCGATGCAAAACGCACGAAGGCCCGCAGCCCGCTGTACGGCATCCCGGTGCTGTTGAAGGACAACATCGATACCGGCGACCGCATGCTGACCACCGCCGGCTCGCTGGCGCTCACCGACGCGCCGGCGCCGCGCGTCGCCGGCCTGGTCGAGCGGCTGCGCAAGGTCGGCGCGCTGATCCTTGGCAAGACCAACCTGAGCGAATGGGCCAACTTCCGCTCCAACCATGCCAGCAGCGGCTGGAGCGGACGCGGCGGACAGACCAAGAACCCCTACGTGCTCGACCGCAACCCCTGCGGTTCCAGCGCCGGCTCGCCGGCGCCGAGCCGAACGCCAACCGCGTGCTCGACGAGTCCATCGTGCTGA
- a CDS encoding c-type cytochrome: MTTNARSSSAKLLATVALLAVILCFGAPARSADTAETPPIPDTLQQRIAACTTCHGVHGEGRPGSGYFPRLAGKPAGYLARQLQDFQNGLRKYAPMEYTVRQLPPAYMREIAEYFAAQQVPYSRSPLPPVSAATLERGEELIGKGDPARRIPACSSCHGSQLTGVEPSTPGLVGLPYDYLSAQLGSWRTHTRATVAPDCMAEVASRLAESDITAVAAALASRELPADTHPQPAGSVKPPLSCGVLGATGDPS; the protein is encoded by the coding sequence ATGACGACGAATGCCCGTTCCTCTTCAGCCAAGCTCCTCGCCACCGTGGCCCTGCTGGCGGTCATCCTGTGCTTTGGCGCTCCTGCCCGTTCCGCCGACACGGCCGAGACGCCGCCGATTCCCGATACCTTGCAGCAGCGCATCGCCGCCTGCACCACCTGCCACGGCGTGCATGGCGAAGGTCGCCCCGGCAGCGGCTATTTCCCGCGCCTCGCCGGCAAGCCCGCGGGCTACCTTGCGCGCCAGCTGCAGGATTTCCAGAACGGCCTGCGCAAGTACGCGCCGATGGAATACACCGTGCGCCAGTTGCCGCCCGCGTACATGCGCGAGATTGCCGAGTATTTCGCGGCGCAGCAGGTGCCGTACAGCCGCTCGCCGCTGCCGCCGGTGTCCGCTGCCACGCTCGAGCGCGGCGAGGAACTGATCGGCAAGGGCGATCCGGCCCGCCGGATTCCCGCCTGCAGCAGCTGCCACGGCAGCCAGCTGACCGGGGTGGAGCCGTCCACGCCGGGCCTGGTCGGCCTGCCGTACGACTACCTCAGCGCACAGCTGGGTTCGTGGCGCACGCACACCCGCGCCACCGTGGCACCGGACTGCATGGCCGAGGTGGCAAGTCGGCTGGCTGAGTCGGACATCACCGCGGTGGCCGCCGCGCTGGCCAGCCGCGAGCTGCCGGCCGACACGCACCCGCAGCCGGCCGGTTCGGTGAAGCCGCCGCTGAGCTGTGGCGTGCTGGGCGCGACGGGAGACCCGTCATGA
- a CDS encoding cytochrome c, with amino-acid sequence MKWLRWLLPSIVLLGVLALAWMLFAGSGSQPTPPAASKVAAASLRDPALIAKGEYLATVGDCADCHTAQGGARYAGGRALATPFGNIPVPNITPDRATGLGDWSFEDFWQALHSGKGRHGELLYPVFSYTSYTKVSHDDALAIFAYLQSLAPVHQPAVAPTLAFPYSVRNSLKAWRALYFREGEFKPDPAQSAEWNRGAYLVQGLGHCNECHAARDTLGGTPQDVHLTGGQIPMQNWYAPDLSTRKNGGLEGWSAQDIVDLLKTGQSAKGVAFGPMAAVVSGSTQHISDADLRAIASYLQSLPPRAPVAEPGPPFDARTLSTQGEKVYAKHCADCHGKRGEGVAGVYPPLNGNSSVTEPSGINATRMVLLGGFAPVTAANQRPYSMPPFAQQLSDGEVAAVVTYIRRTWSNKASIVRAEAVSKYRHTPID; translated from the coding sequence ATGAAGTGGTTGCGCTGGCTGCTGCCATCCATCGTGCTGCTGGGCGTGCTGGCACTGGCCTGGATGCTGTTCGCCGGCAGCGGCAGCCAGCCGACCCCGCCGGCCGCGAGCAAGGTTGCAGCGGCCAGCCTGCGCGATCCGGCGCTGATCGCGAAGGGCGAATACCTCGCCACGGTCGGCGACTGCGCCGACTGCCACACTGCCCAGGGCGGTGCGCGCTACGCCGGCGGTCGCGCGCTGGCCACGCCGTTCGGCAATATCCCGGTACCGAACATCACGCCCGATCGCGCGACCGGCCTGGGCGACTGGAGCTTCGAGGATTTCTGGCAGGCGCTGCACAGCGGCAAGGGCCGCCACGGCGAGTTGCTGTATCCCGTGTTCTCCTATACCTCCTACACCAAGGTCAGCCATGACGATGCGCTGGCGATCTTCGCTTATCTGCAGTCGCTGGCACCGGTGCACCAGCCGGCAGTGGCGCCCACGCTGGCGTTCCCGTACAGCGTGCGCAACAGCCTGAAGGCCTGGCGCGCGCTGTACTTCCGCGAAGGCGAGTTCAAGCCCGACCCGGCGCAGTCGGCCGAGTGGAACCGCGGCGCCTACCTGGTGCAGGGGCTGGGCCATTGCAACGAATGCCATGCCGCGCGCGACACGCTCGGCGGCACGCCGCAGGACGTGCACCTCACCGGTGGCCAGATTCCGATGCAGAACTGGTACGCGCCCGACCTGAGCACCCGCAAGAACGGCGGTCTGGAAGGCTGGAGCGCGCAGGACATCGTGGACCTGCTGAAGACCGGCCAGTCAGCGAAGGGCGTCGCCTTCGGGCCGATGGCTGCGGTGGTATCGGGCAGCACCCAGCACATCAGCGATGCCGACCTGCGCGCGATCGCCAGCTACCTGCAGTCATTGCCACCGCGGGCGCCGGTGGCGGAGCCGGGCCCGCCGTTCGACGCCAGGACGCTCTCCACCCAGGGCGAGAAGGTTTACGCAAAGCACTGCGCCGACTGCCACGGCAAGCGCGGCGAAGGCGTGGCCGGGGTCTATCCGCCGCTGAATGGCAACTCCTCGGTGACCGAGCCGAGCGGCATCAACGCCACCCGCATGGTCCTGCTCGGCGGCTTCGCGCCGGTCACCGCGGCAAACCAGCGGCCGTACTCGATGCCGCCGTTCGCGCAGCAGCTGAGCGATGGCGAGGTGGCGGCGGTGGTCACCTACATCCGCCGCACCTGGTCGAACAAGGCCTCGATCGTGCGCGCCGAAGCGGTCAGCAAGTACCGGCACACGCCGATCGACTGA